The following proteins are encoded in a genomic region of Arachis stenosperma cultivar V10309 chromosome 4, arast.V10309.gnm1.PFL2, whole genome shotgun sequence:
- the LOC130974120 gene encoding probable sulfate transporter 3.3, translating to MEHNNNNNIILHSHCVEVAMEEVHHVVAPPHKSTFQKLKARLKETFFPDDPLRQFKGQPLKTKFVLGAQYFFPILQWGPNYTFQLFKSDLIAGLTIASLAIPQGISYAKLANLPPIVGLYSSFVPPLVYAVLGSSRDLAVGPVSIASLVLGSMLRQEVSPTTDPLLFLQLAFTSTFFAGLFQASLGILRLGFIIDFLSKAILIGFMAGAAIIVSLQQLKSLLGITHFTKQMGLVPVMTSVFHNVHEWSWQTILMGICFLMLLLLARHISIRKPKLFWVSAGAPLVSVIISTILVFAIKGQNHGISVIGKLQEGINPPSWNMLRFHGSHLGLVIKTGIITGILSLTEGIAVGRTFAALRNYKVDGNKEMMAIGFMNVVGSFTSCYVTTGAFSRSAVNNNAGAKSAVSNVVMSVTVMVTLLFLMPLFQYTPNVVLGAIIVTAVIGLIDIPAACLIWRIDKFDFIVMLTAFFGVIFISVQQGLALAVGLSTFKILLQITRPKTVMLGKIPGTDIYRNLHQYKEAVRVPGFLILSIEAPINFANITYLNERTLRWIEDEEDNKKEYSSLQFVILEMSAVSAIDTSGISLFRDLKAALEKKGIELVLVNPLAEVIEKLKRVDEANEFIPAQNLFLTVGEAVASLSTAMKNQSTIPEGAHTIMPHY from the exons ATGGAacataacaataacaacaatatTATTTTGCATTCTCATTGTGTAGAAGTGGCAATGGAAGAAGTGCACCATGTTGTGGCTCCACCACACAAGAGCACCTTCCAGAAgctcaaggctaggctcaaggaaACATTCTTCCCTGATGATCCTTTGAGGCAATTCAAGGGACAACCTTTGAAGACCAAATTTGTTCTTGGAGCTCAATATTTCTTCCCTATTCTTCAATGGGGTCCTAATTATACCTTCCAACTCTTCAAATCTGACCTTATCGCTGGCCTCACCATTGCTAGTTTGGCCATCCCTCAG GGAATCAGTTATGCAAAGCTTGCAAACCTTCCTCCAATTGTGGGACTAT ATTCTAGCTTTGTTCCTCCACTTGTTTATGCTGTGCTTGGAAGCTCAAGGGACCTAGCTGTAGGACCAGTTTCAATTGCTTCTCTTGTTCTTGGATCCATGTTGAGGCAAGAAGTGTCTCCAACAACAGACCCTCTTCTCTTTCTTCAGCTTGCTTTCACTTCTACCTTCTTTGCTGGTCTCTTTCAAGCTTCTCTTGGGATTCTAAG GCTTGGGTTTATCATTGACTTTTTATCAAAGGCCATACTTATTGGTTTCATGGCTGGAGCAGCTATAATTGTTTCACTGCAACAACTTAAGAGCCTCCTTGGAATCACACATTTCACTAAACAAATGGGCCTGGTTCCTGTTATGACTTCTGTCTTTCACAATGTTCATGAG TGGTCATGGCAAACAATACTAATGGGAATTTGCTTCTTGATGCTACTATTACTGGCAAGACACATT AGTATAAGAAAACCAAAACTTTTCTGGGTCTCAGCTGGTGCTCCTCTTGTATCTGTTATCATCTCAACTATCTTGGTTTTTGCAATTAAGGGCCAAAACCATGGCATCAGTGTG ATTGGAAAACTGCAAGAAGGAATAAATCCTCCTTCTTGGAACATGTTGCGGTTTCATGGAAGTCATCTAGGCCTTGTCATAAAAACTGGGATTATCACAGGCATTTTATCCCTCACT GAAGGAATTGCAGTAGGAAGAACATTTGCAGCTCTCAGAAACTACAAAGTAGATGGTAATAAAGAAATGATGGCCATTGGATTCATGAATGTGGTTGGCTCCTTCACTTCCTGCTATGTTACAACAG GTGCATTCTCTCGCTCAGCGGTTAATAACAATGCCGGGGCGAAATCAGCCGTGTCGAATGTAGTGATGTCTGTGACAGTCATGGTGACCCTCCTTTTCCTTATGCCATTGTTCCAATACACGCCTAATGTTGTGTTGGGTGCAATCATAGTCACGGCGGTGATCGGTCTCATTGATATCCCTGCTGCTTGCCTCATCTGGAGGATCGACAAATTCGATTTCATTGTTATGTTGACTGCATTCTTTGGTGTTATTTTCATCTCTGTCCAGCAAGGACTTGCTCTCGCA GTTGGATTATCAACATTTAAGATCTTACTGCAAATTACAAGGCCTAAAACAGTTATGTTGGGAAAGATACCAGGGACAGACATATATAGAAATCTTCATCAGTATAAGGAAGCTGTGAGAGTACCTGGTTTTCTCATTTTAAGCATTGAGGCTCCCATCAATTTCGCTAACATAACATACCTCAATGAAAG GACGTTACGATGgattgaagatgaagaagacAACAAAAAGGAATACTCAAGCCTTCAATTTGTGATCCTGGAAATGTCAG CTGTGAGCGCCATCGACACAAGTGGAATTTCACTTTTCAGGGATTTGAAAGCAGCATTGGAAAAGAAGGGAATTGAG CTTGTGCTGGTGAATCCACTCGCCGAGGTCATAGAAAAGCTGAAAAGAGTAGATGAAGCCAACGAATTCATACCAGCACAAAATCTGTTCTTGACAGTTGGAGAGGCCGTAGCTTCACTTTCAACAGCAATGAAAAACCAATCAACCATCCCAGAGGGAGCACACACAATTATGCCACATTACTGA
- the LOC130974121 gene encoding transcription termination factor MTERF6, chloroplastic/mitochondrial-like, with amino-acid sequence MEISGTHNGSSMMWFFKDRGFDDNSIHGIFRKCKRLESVQKERAKENWEYLRTIGIQERKIPSIVSKCPKILALDLNEKIVPMVECLRTLGTKPHEVTSAIAKFPHILSHSVEEKLCPLLAFFQALGIPEKQIGKVILINPRLISYSIETKLKEIVDFLASLGLDKDGMIGKVIMKFPFIMGYSVNKRLRPTSEFLRSIGLSELDLQAVAMNFPAILSRDAKKALVPNYDFLKKCGFQDPQISALVVGFPPILIKSIQNSLEPRIRFLVDVMGRQVDEVIDYPCFFRHGLKRRLESRHKLLKQRNLDCSLSEMLAYNQKKFNMKFGLLKLSN; translated from the coding sequence ATGGAAATCAGTGGCACCCACAATGGAAGTAGCATGATGTGGTTCTTCAAGGATCGAGGGTTTGATGATAACAGCATACATGGAATTTTCAGAAAGTGCAAACGCCTAGAGAGTGTTCAGAAAGAGAGAGCAAAGGAGAATTGGGAATACTTGAGAACCATTGGAATTCAAGAGAGGAAGATTCCTTCCATTGTTTCGAAATGCCCCAAGATCCTGGCCCTGGACCTCAACGAGAAGATTGTCCCCATGGTTGAGTGTCTCAGGACACTAGGAACAAAACCCCATGAAGTCACCTCAGCCATTGCCAAGTTCCCTCACATACTCTCGCACAGCGTCGAAGAGAAGCTCTGTCCCCTCTTGGCATTCTTTCAGGCATTAGGCATACCTGAGAAGCAAATTGGGAAAGTGATACTGATCAACCCTCGGCTTATCAGCTACAGCATCGAAACAAAGTTGAAAGAGATTGTGGACTTCCTTGCTAGCCTTGGTCTTGATAAAGATGGAATGATTGGAAAAGTCATAATGAAGTTCCCGTTTATAATGGGTTATAGTGTTAACAAGAGGCTCCGGCCGACTTCAGAGTTTCTGAGGTCGATAGGCCTAAGTGAGTTAGATCTTCAGGCTGTAGCTATGAACTTCCCTGCAATCTTAAGTAGAGATGCAAAAAAGGCTTTGGTGCCCAATTATGATTTCTTAAAGAAATGTGGATTTCAAGACCCACAAATATCTGCTTTGGTTGTTGGTTTTCCTCCTATCTTGATCAAGAGCATACAGAATTCTTTAGAGCCAAGGATTAGGTTTTTAGTGGACGTGATGGGGAGACAAGTCGATGAAGTCATTGATTATCCTTGCTTCTTTCGTCATGGCCTCAAAAGAAGGTTAGAGTCGCGGCACAAACTTCTAAAGCAGCGGAACCTAGATTGTAGCTTGAGTGAAATGCTGGCCTATAATCAGAAGAAGTTCAACATGAAGTTTGGCTTGTTAAAATTGAGTAACTAA